The uncultured Treponema sp. genomic interval GGTCGTCAACAATGTAAAATGTTTTCGCCATTTTTCACACCTCCACCGTTATCTGCGTTCCAAAATCCGGCGCGGAAGAGAACGTCACTTTTCCATTTAGAAGCCTTGCCCTCTCGCAGATATTGCGGACTCCAAAATGGGATTCCTTGGACTTCTCAAAAACGGCACAGTTTATCTCTTTTACAAGCTCCCCGTCCATTCCGCAGCCGTCGTCGGAAATTATGATTTTAAAATGGCTCCCTGGATTTTTTGCGGCCATCGCCCACGCCGGAAATGCCTTTTTCAATGCCGCTTTTTGTCCGGCGTTTTCGGCAGGCCCGGCGGCCGGTGCGCTTCTCTTAAAAAACACAGTGACTTCGTTCGCGCCCGCGTGATTTTTTATATTCTGCAGAGCTTCCTGCACAATCCGGTAAACATTCAAGAGCCCGTCGCCATTCAAGCAGGAAAAGTCAACACCGTTTTCCGCAATCAGACGGAACTGGAA includes:
- a CDS encoding ATP-binding protein, coding for KRISRELHDSVAQNLRYVSLLAENISDRGTAAKIIETQNQNIEEIRSLCYNLTPPSITKDNLLSLVNVFAKKIFGDAFQFRLIAENGVDFSCLNGDGLLNVYRIVQEALQNIKNHAGANEVTVFFKRSAPAAGPAENAGQKAALKKAFPAWAMAAKNPGSHFKIIISDDGCGMDGELVKEINCAVFEKSKESHFGVRNICERARLLNGKVTFSSAPDFGTQITVEV